The Fulvivirga ligni genome window below encodes:
- a CDS encoding MutS-related protein, whose amino-acid sequence MTHNNNIPLKDSFKLREDAFKLEYRKLEKHHALVSVIRVSLFLLTLVLIVWFANVRLAEGILGTIVFFGVAFVVIVKYHNRVKAKRDRAAALSLINHNEIKRLDFDFSGINGGEEFIQKPHPYVQDLDIFGRHSVYQLLNRCETPSGREALAKWLKHPADSQAIKRRQEAAQELTNDLEWRQNFQAAGMSEGKSESKIKTLLSWINEPNQVIDKPWPKVLMYALPVVALSALMAVIFFDASIYFIFGAMLVNGIVLKRFTGYIKNITEKTEAGISVLGSYGVMIGLIENKAFQSDYLQELKMVFEHKETKASDSILKLKSILDYLQSRANAFYLILNTFLLLDLHLVIAAEKWKRNQKADVNHWFENIGDYEALSSIAAFAYAHPSYHFPAIEGDDYKLEAQEIGHPLILPQERISNDFHMDGKGSINIITGSNMSGKSTFLRTIGVNLVLALAGSPVCARQMKTSILQIFTSMRTEDDLQSHTSSFYAELKRLRYLLDILEEDGLPVLFMLDEILKGTNSIDRHKGSSGLVRQLSDKNAMGFVSTHDLDLGELENQLPKVKNYSFNSVINGDKIVFKYKLEEGICRSFNASKLMQNIGIEVDEVSS is encoded by the coding sequence ATGACACATAATAATAATATTCCGCTAAAAGATAGCTTTAAACTTCGTGAAGATGCTTTTAAGCTGGAATATAGAAAGTTGGAGAAGCACCATGCATTGGTGTCGGTGATTAGAGTTTCACTTTTCCTGTTGACTCTGGTCTTAATAGTTTGGTTTGCAAATGTTCGTTTGGCCGAAGGTATTCTGGGTACAATTGTGTTTTTTGGGGTAGCCTTTGTGGTTATTGTGAAATATCATAACAGAGTAAAAGCAAAAAGGGACAGGGCTGCTGCTCTATCTTTAATTAACCATAATGAGATAAAAAGACTGGATTTTGACTTTTCCGGTATTAATGGAGGTGAGGAATTCATTCAGAAACCTCACCCTTACGTTCAGGATCTGGATATTTTTGGGCGGCATTCTGTTTATCAGCTTTTAAATAGGTGCGAAACGCCCTCCGGCCGTGAAGCATTGGCTAAATGGCTGAAGCATCCGGCAGATTCTCAGGCCATAAAGAGAAGGCAGGAAGCTGCTCAGGAGCTAACAAATGATCTGGAATGGAGACAAAATTTTCAGGCGGCAGGTATGTCGGAAGGTAAAAGTGAAAGCAAAATTAAGACCCTCCTCAGCTGGATTAATGAACCTAACCAAGTGATAGATAAGCCTTGGCCGAAAGTTTTAATGTACGCTTTACCTGTGGTGGCTCTTTCTGCCCTTATGGCGGTCATTTTTTTTGATGCCAGCATCTATTTCATTTTTGGGGCGATGCTTGTTAACGGCATTGTGCTGAAGAGGTTTACAGGATACATAAAGAACATTACTGAAAAGACCGAAGCTGGAATTTCTGTTCTGGGCAGCTACGGCGTCATGATTGGCCTCATTGAAAATAAAGCCTTTCAATCGGATTATTTGCAAGAGCTCAAGATGGTATTTGAACATAAAGAAACTAAGGCCTCAGATTCAATTCTAAAATTAAAGTCTATTCTGGATTATTTACAGTCTAGAGCGAATGCCTTTTATCTGATTTTAAACACCTTCTTGCTTTTGGATCTTCACCTGGTGATTGCGGCCGAAAAATGGAAGAGAAACCAAAAAGCCGATGTCAATCACTGGTTTGAAAATATTGGTGACTACGAGGCACTAAGCAGCATTGCTGCTTTTGCTTATGCTCACCCATCATACCATTTCCCGGCCATTGAAGGGGATGATTATAAACTTGAGGCTCAGGAGATTGGTCATCCGCTCATTCTCCCTCAAGAGCGAATAAGCAATGATTTTCATATGGATGGAAAAGGGTCGATTAATATCATTACGGGTTCCAACATGTCTGGTAAAAGTACCTTCTTGAGAACTATCGGGGTAAATCTGGTTTTGGCCTTAGCCGGTAGCCCTGTCTGTGCCAGGCAAATGAAAACTTCCATATTACAGATATTTACCAGCATGCGTACCGAAGACGATCTGCAAAGCCATACGTCATCATTCTATGCTGAGCTCAAAAGGCTTCGTTATCTGCTGGATATTCTAGAGGAAGACGGCCTTCCGGTTTTATTTATGCTGGATGAAATTTTGAAAGGAACCAATTCAATCGACCGCCATAAAGGCTCTTCTGGTTTGGTAAGGCAGTTGTCAGATAAAAATGCTATGGGTTTTGTTTCCACCCATGATTTGGATCTAGGTGAGCTGGAAAACCAGTTGCCTAAGGTGAAGAATTATAGCTTCAATAGCGTAATTAATGGGGATAAAATAGTTTTTAAATACAAGTTAGAAGAAGGAATTTGCAGAAGCTTTAATGCCAGCAAGCTCATGCAGAATATAGGTATTGAAGTAGATGAAGTTTCCAGTTAG
- a CDS encoding glycoside hydrolase family 3 N-terminal domain-containing protein encodes MRTRPLTAIYLMVGALLWSSSLLFAQKKQDTDAAVEALLSKMSVEEKVGQMTQVTIDLILKDNSNTEIDQKKLEEAILNKHVGSILNVKGHAYSMDTWHKIQTAIQDVATKKTANKIPIVYGIDAIHGANYIEGSVLYPHNIGMAATRNPDLVAESARLTAIETRASGIRWNFDPVLGLGRQPLWSRFEETFGEDVVLVSEMGSTAIEAYQGDDLQAFTSVAACLKHFLGYSLPASGKDRTPAYITDYTIKEYLLPPFEAAVKSGAATAMINSGEINGVPVHASKYYLTEVLRNQLGFKGVAVSDWEDVIRLHTRHRVADTPKEAVRLSVEAGLDMSMVPTDYSFYDLLLELVKEGKITEERLDLSVRRILKLKYDLGLFQNAYPEKEAMKLVDRAKEEEVAKTAALESMTLLKNEGNVLPLPKSAKVLLAGPSANEVTSLHSSWSYVWQGNEAAMYPKTTKTIKQALVEKLGQENVISYTGNKYEAAENYDVNQFKKEASKYDYIVLCLGEKAYAESPGSINDLTLPQEQIDLAKAAIATGKKVILVLVEGRPRIVSSFVDDIPGVLLAYRPSTKGAEAIADVLVGDYNPNGILPFSYPKYSGDLTKYDFKHSEAIRENVPNQYTTGQYSGQWAFGHGLSYTTFEVTRLKSDKTTFGPTDVLTITATVKNTGKKDGKMAVELYSSDLFASITPNNKRLRKFDKVNLKAGEEKTVTFKVSPMDLAFINAEGKKVTEAGDFVLIVKDKTIKVTYK; translated from the coding sequence ATGAGAACCAGACCTTTAACCGCCATTTATCTAATGGTAGGTGCTTTGCTATGGAGTAGTTCATTGCTCTTTGCGCAAAAAAAGCAAGATACTGATGCTGCCGTGGAGGCATTACTTTCAAAAATGTCAGTAGAAGAAAAAGTAGGACAGATGACTCAGGTCACCATAGACTTGATTCTAAAGGACAACTCTAATACCGAAATTGATCAGAAAAAATTAGAGGAGGCTATTTTAAATAAGCATGTGGGCTCCATTCTAAATGTAAAGGGCCATGCTTACTCCATGGACACCTGGCACAAGATTCAAACAGCCATCCAAGACGTAGCCACTAAGAAAACGGCCAATAAAATACCTATTGTTTATGGTATAGATGCTATTCACGGAGCTAACTACATCGAAGGATCTGTTCTTTATCCCCATAACATTGGTATGGCTGCCACCCGTAATCCTGACTTGGTAGCGGAGTCCGCCAGATTAACTGCCATTGAAACCAGAGCAAGCGGTATCAGATGGAATTTTGATCCAGTATTAGGTCTGGGAAGACAGCCTCTATGGTCTAGATTCGAAGAGACTTTTGGTGAAGATGTTGTGTTAGTATCAGAAATGGGGAGCACTGCCATTGAGGCTTATCAAGGTGATGACCTTCAGGCTTTTACGTCAGTAGCTGCTTGCCTTAAACATTTCTTGGGTTATTCACTTCCTGCTTCAGGCAAAGACAGAACTCCGGCATACATCACTGACTACACCATAAAAGAATATTTACTCCCTCCTTTCGAAGCAGCAGTAAAATCTGGTGCTGCCACTGCCATGATCAACTCAGGTGAAATCAACGGTGTGCCAGTGCACGCCAGCAAATATTACCTCACAGAGGTATTAAGAAATCAACTGGGCTTTAAAGGTGTTGCTGTTTCTGATTGGGAAGATGTGATTCGTCTGCATACTCGCCATAGAGTGGCCGACACACCCAAAGAGGCTGTGAGGTTGTCAGTGGAGGCTGGCCTTGACATGAGCATGGTGCCAACCGATTACTCTTTTTATGATTTGCTTTTAGAGCTTGTGAAGGAAGGTAAAATTACTGAAGAAAGATTGGACCTTTCTGTAAGAAGAATCCTAAAACTAAAGTATGATTTAGGCCTGTTCCAAAATGCATATCCTGAGAAGGAAGCCATGAAATTGGTGGATAGAGCGAAGGAAGAAGAAGTGGCTAAAACAGCGGCTTTAGAATCTATGACGCTTCTAAAAAATGAAGGTAATGTTTTGCCACTGCCAAAATCAGCTAAGGTTCTGTTGGCTGGTCCATCTGCGAATGAAGTTACATCTCTACATAGCTCATGGTCATATGTATGGCAGGGAAATGAAGCAGCAATGTATCCTAAAACTACTAAGACCATTAAGCAGGCTTTGGTAGAAAAGCTAGGTCAGGAAAATGTGATCTCATATACCGGAAATAAGTACGAAGCCGCTGAAAATTATGATGTAAATCAATTTAAAAAAGAGGCTTCGAAGTATGATTACATTGTATTATGCCTTGGAGAAAAGGCTTACGCCGAGAGCCCGGGAAGCATCAATGATCTTACACTGCCACAAGAGCAGATTGATTTGGCTAAAGCCGCTATAGCTACTGGAAAAAAAGTCATTTTGGTGCTGGTAGAAGGAAGACCTAGAATAGTTTCATCTTTTGTAGATGACATTCCAGGTGTTTTGTTAGCCTACAGACCTTCAACTAAGGGAGCTGAGGCCATTGCTGACGTACTTGTGGGAGATTATAATCCGAACGGAATACTACCGTTCTCTTATCCTAAATACAGCGGCGATTTAACAAAATATGATTTCAAGCATTCTGAAGCCATAAGAGAAAATGTGCCTAACCAATATACCACAGGCCAATATAGCGGTCAGTGGGCATTTGGCCATGGTTTGAGTTATACCACTTTTGAGGTAACAAGACTTAAATCTGATAAAACCACTTTTGGACCAACAGACGTGCTTACCATCACCGCTACGGTGAAAAATACTGGTAAGAAAGATGGTAAAATGGCAGTTGAACTTTATAGCAGTGATTTATTTGCATCTATCACTCCTAATAACAAAAGGCTTCGAAAGTTCGATAAGGTAAATCTGAAAGCTGGTGAAGAGAAAACGGTAACCTTCAAGGTGTCACCAATGGACCTGGCTTTTATTAATGCTGAAGGCAAGAAAGTTACTGAGGCAGGTGATTTTGTTTTGATAGTAAAAGATAAAACTATCAAAGTCACCTATAAATAA
- a CDS encoding sensor histidine kinase, translating into MRPLLMFIMACLSIHCFSQNTVVIDEPNIITDLTPYITYWEDSTETADIQKVIRSAHFSAYQDSAQLGNTQWLHFNIKNKLAETVSGNINFTFTDYVDFYVLNEYDSLLSQARSGDLLNVKDRPVQSGVMVFHHIEIPAGKTRQIYVRLHSTTDISHQFKSFTLKSSRLYVGDTFFKRFEKEKLSQALFYGALGIMLIYNFLLFISLRSNSYLYYVIFLFFLLLFFASNNGYLANSLFKNSPRLDLYIRFLSPVSAVFFYLTFSRSFLKIRQHNRAMSIITFFIMLFLVLVSIIMVLGFWKTGRTLTIISAAVSFLAILTLAIQNIRQGFTPARYFLGANALFILGGLAFALERLNISVENDITEHAIQIATVFEVALFSLGLADRINVTRKELALQTLANERLETRRAQEKRKIIQQKNEQLRKSYQELDSFIYKTAHDIKGPLARLLGLCNVALMDVEDEKSKEYFSRFFKDAKNLDTILARLSSVYDISVTKVEPQEIDFSDIFHSIIEEYEDQLSGFSLEHNVMDGLTIYSDPLLIKFIVSDLLDNAIKFNDPTKDELLIAVFAAFDRPYLEISIMDNGIGIKQEDIPTLFEMFTRAAGIHGSIGLGLYMVNLAVTRLGGTIKLVESEHNIAHFIVRIPIQYKPLESEAEAFRPSLD; encoded by the coding sequence ATGAGGCCACTTCTAATGTTTATTATGGCATGTCTGAGCATCCATTGCTTTAGCCAGAATACGGTGGTTATCGATGAGCCAAATATTATTACTGACCTTACACCATATATTACTTACTGGGAAGACAGTACTGAAACGGCTGACATTCAAAAAGTGATACGGTCTGCACATTTCTCAGCCTATCAGGATAGTGCTCAATTAGGCAACACACAATGGTTACACTTCAATATCAAGAACAAATTGGCGGAGACGGTGAGCGGTAATATCAATTTCACCTTTACCGACTATGTAGATTTCTATGTATTGAATGAATATGACTCCCTTCTATCTCAGGCTAGAAGTGGTGATTTGCTAAACGTAAAAGACAGGCCAGTACAGTCTGGGGTTATGGTATTTCATCATATTGAAATACCAGCAGGAAAAACCAGACAGATATATGTACGGCTACATAGTACAACAGACATCTCACATCAGTTTAAAAGCTTCACGCTAAAATCATCAAGACTCTATGTCGGCGATACCTTCTTTAAAAGGTTTGAAAAAGAAAAACTCTCTCAGGCGTTATTTTATGGAGCACTGGGCATAATGCTCATTTACAATTTTTTACTTTTCATTTCATTAAGAAGCAATAGCTATTTATACTATGTAATCTTCCTGTTTTTTTTGTTGCTGTTTTTTGCTTCAAACAATGGCTATCTGGCAAATTCATTGTTCAAAAATTCACCGCGATTAGATCTATACATAAGGTTTTTATCCCCGGTCTCGGCCGTTTTTTTCTACCTTACATTTAGCCGAAGCTTTCTTAAAATAAGGCAGCACAACAGAGCCATGAGCATCATCACCTTTTTCATAATGCTCTTTTTAGTATTAGTATCAATAATAATGGTCTTAGGATTTTGGAAAACAGGCAGAACACTTACAATTATATCAGCGGCGGTAAGCTTCCTGGCTATACTTACATTGGCTATTCAAAATATTCGACAGGGCTTTACCCCAGCCAGGTATTTTTTGGGCGCTAATGCACTATTTATACTTGGTGGATTAGCATTTGCTCTGGAAAGGTTAAATATATCCGTTGAAAACGACATTACAGAGCATGCAATACAGATCGCGACGGTGTTTGAAGTAGCCTTGTTTTCTCTGGGTTTAGCAGATAGAATTAATGTAACAAGAAAAGAACTAGCGTTACAAACACTGGCCAATGAAAGGCTTGAAACACGCCGAGCCCAAGAAAAACGTAAGATTATTCAGCAAAAAAATGAGCAGTTAAGGAAGTCCTACCAAGAACTGGACTCATTTATTTACAAAACAGCTCATGATATAAAAGGGCCACTGGCACGACTATTAGGTCTTTGTAATGTAGCGTTAATGGATGTGGAAGATGAAAAATCGAAAGAATATTTCAGTCGGTTCTTTAAAGATGCCAAAAACCTTGATACCATTTTGGCCAGACTATCATCCGTCTATGATATAAGTGTAACCAAGGTTGAACCTCAGGAAATTGACTTTTCAGATATCTTCCATTCTATAATTGAGGAATATGAGGATCAGCTATCAGGCTTCTCGTTAGAGCATAACGTAATGGATGGCCTCACAATTTATTCAGATCCTTTATTGATCAAATTTATAGTTTCTGACTTATTAGATAATGCTATTAAATTTAATGACCCAACTAAAGATGAGCTTTTAATCGCTGTATTTGCGGCATTTGACCGCCCTTACCTGGAGATAAGTATCATGGATAATGGCATAGGAATAAAACAGGAAGACATTCCCACACTCTTCGAAATGTTTACTCGAGCTGCAGGTATTCATGGCTCTATTGGCTTAGGGCTTTACATGGTGAACCTGGCGGTAACACGTTTAGGGGGAACTATTAAACTGGTGGAGTCCGAGCATAATATTGCTCATTTTATAGTACGTATCCCTATTCAATACAAGCCATTAGAAAGTGAGGCTGAAGCATTTCGCCCCAGCCTCGATTAA